The following coding sequences lie in one Candidatus Methylomirabilis lanthanidiphila genomic window:
- a CDS encoding Secretion protein HlyD, producing the protein MRGLRRSHAIIASLLLIAGCSQKEEAPKTDEKGAIVTGVKVETIGLQPFPEVIGASGTVQSRKQSVLSAKITASVVAVHVREGDRVKAGQVVVELDDRDVKAQRGRAEAGLREAKDALEEVGAVIQAQENAIDAAKAQEELALATLTRYKTLLERRSVAPQEFDEVAAKSKAASAELQRVREVRVSLSARKSQALARIDQAQEALHHAQAVFGYTTIRAPFDGIIVAKRVEVGNLAAPGAPLVTVEEERYRLEATVQESEIRKIRTGQQAEVEIDAIGRTLSGLIVEIVPAADPQSRTFTVKIDLSHPRGLRSGFYGQARFAVGRQQALATPRKAVVERGQLEGVYVLDQDNIARLRLVKTGKVYEDQVEILAGLSAGERVIVEGVERVSDGSHVETGG; encoded by the coding sequence GTGCGAGGTTTAAGACGGTCCCATGCCATTATCGCAAGCTTGCTTCTTATTGCCGGCTGCTCCCAGAAGGAGGAGGCGCCGAAGACCGACGAAAAGGGGGCTATCGTCACCGGAGTAAAGGTCGAGACGATCGGGCTTCAGCCATTCCCGGAGGTGATCGGGGCGTCAGGGACGGTACAGTCGAGGAAGCAAAGCGTACTCTCGGCGAAGATTACGGCCTCTGTCGTTGCCGTCCATGTAAGAGAGGGTGACCGGGTCAAGGCCGGCCAGGTCGTGGTGGAACTTGACGACCGGGATGTGAAGGCCCAGCGTGGGCGGGCCGAAGCCGGACTTCGAGAGGCGAAGGACGCGCTCGAAGAGGTCGGGGCGGTCATTCAGGCGCAAGAGAACGCCATTGATGCCGCAAAGGCCCAGGAAGAGCTGGCGCTGGCCACGTTGACCAGATACAAGACTCTGCTGGAACGGCGCTCCGTCGCGCCTCAAGAGTTCGACGAAGTTGCCGCCAAGTCTAAGGCCGCATCGGCCGAGCTGCAACGGGTTCGGGAGGTGCGGGTCTCCCTGTCCGCCAGGAAGAGTCAGGCGCTGGCGCGGATCGACCAGGCTCAGGAGGCACTGCACCACGCTCAGGCGGTCTTCGGCTACACGACGATCCGGGCTCCCTTCGACGGAATCATCGTCGCCAAGCGCGTTGAGGTCGGCAACCTCGCCGCCCCCGGCGCGCCCCTCGTTACGGTAGAAGAGGAGCGGTATCGCCTGGAAGCCACCGTCCAGGAGTCGGAGATCAGGAAGATTCGGACTGGGCAGCAGGCGGAGGTGGAGATCGATGCCATCGGCCGGACGCTGTCCGGCCTCATCGTCGAAATTGTCCCGGCGGCTGATCCTCAAAGCCGGACCTTCACCGTGAAGATCGACCTGTCTCACCCGCGGGGCCTTCGATCCGGCTTCTACGGACAGGCCCGGTTTGCCGTCGGCCGGCAACAGGCGCTGGCGACCCCCCGCAAGGCGGTCGTCGAGCGGGGGCAGCTTGAAGGCGTCTACGTCCTCGATCAGGACAACATCGCTCGTCTCCGGCTGGTGAAAACGGGCAAGGTGTACGAGGATCAGGTTGAGATCCTGGCCGGTCTCAGCGCGGGCGAGCGCGTCATCGTGGAAGGGGTGGAACGGGTCTCCGACGGCAGCCATGTGGAGACGGGGGGATGA
- a CDS encoding Outer membrane efflux protein, whose product MRAEKSFLAFGFVVVVAFSPGVADAQEGARGMTRARAIEIALEKSPLLQTARHRVDAAGAGVDRARAGFLPKLNLSESFTRSDDPAFVFSSKLSQGRFTQDDFQIGRLNDPSAMTNFRTILALSQPLYTGGKASIGFEQAKLNRDASAQGLDRTRQEVVFHVARAYDGVLLAQTDLEVATAAIQAAEANRDLASIRFETGLVVESDLLSADVRLARLQEQAITARNRLTLAKAGLNDVMGFPLDQPFDVTDRLTQWTARPQELAELERLALERRPDYRRLGFEEGALSRGVGLAQAEFLPTLGATASYELNHLKFAADGRDSWFVGVAFQWNLFNGLEDRAKVAEAQARFSEIQAVRTRMASRIRLETKEAFLALKTAEARIEVAQRAVGQAEEALRIVKDRYEAGLTTIVDLVASEAALTQSRGNLAQALYDHNVGLAALELAVGTIGKESF is encoded by the coding sequence ATGAGGGCGGAAAAGAGCTTCCTGGCGTTTGGCTTCGTGGTGGTGGTAGCCTTCAGTCCTGGAGTGGCGGATGCCCAGGAAGGGGCGCGCGGCATGACGCGCGCCCGCGCCATCGAGATCGCCTTGGAGAAGAGCCCCCTCCTTCAGACTGCCAGACATCGGGTGGACGCGGCCGGAGCCGGCGTGGATCGGGCTAGGGCTGGCTTCCTCCCGAAACTGAATCTTAGCGAATCGTTCACCCGGTCCGACGATCCGGCATTTGTCTTCAGCTCGAAACTCAGCCAGGGCCGATTTACCCAGGACGACTTCCAGATAGGGCGCCTGAACGATCCGAGCGCCATGACCAACTTCCGAACAATCCTCGCGTTGTCCCAGCCGCTCTATACCGGAGGCAAGGCCTCGATCGGATTCGAACAGGCGAAGCTGAACCGGGACGCGAGCGCGCAGGGCCTCGACCGAACCAGGCAGGAGGTGGTCTTCCACGTGGCCAGGGCGTACGACGGCGTCCTACTGGCCCAGACCGATCTGGAGGTGGCAACGGCCGCGATCCAGGCGGCGGAGGCCAACCGCGACCTGGCCAGTATCCGGTTCGAGACAGGACTGGTGGTCGAGTCCGATCTGCTGTCGGCTGATGTGCGTCTGGCCAGGCTGCAGGAACAGGCCATCACGGCCCGGAACAGGCTCACCCTTGCCAAAGCGGGTTTGAACGACGTGATGGGTTTCCCGTTAGACCAGCCGTTCGACGTCACGGATCGACTGACCCAGTGGACAGCTCGTCCTCAGGAGCTGGCCGAGCTGGAACGGCTTGCGCTGGAGCGGCGTCCTGACTATCGGCGGCTCGGCTTTGAGGAGGGAGCGCTCAGCCGGGGGGTCGGGTTGGCTCAGGCCGAATTCCTTCCGACCTTAGGCGCCACGGCAAGCTATGAGCTGAACCATCTGAAGTTCGCCGCCGATGGCCGGGACAGTTGGTTTGTCGGGGTCGCCTTTCAGTGGAATCTGTTCAACGGCCTGGAGGACCGCGCCAAGGTCGCGGAAGCCCAGGCCCGCTTTTCAGAGATCCAGGCCGTTCGGACCAGGATGGCCAGCCGGATCCGGCTCGAGACCAAGGAGGCGTTTCTGGCGCTCAAGACCGCCGAAGCGCGGATCGAGGTGGCGCAACGGGCGGTAGGCCAGGCCGAAGAGGCGTTGCGCATCGTGAAGGATCGGTATGAGGCGGGCCTGACCACAATCGTCGATCTCGTCGCCAGTGAGGCCGCCCTGACCCAGTCAAGGGGCAACCTCGCCCAGGCCCTGTATGATCATAACGTGGGTCTCGCAGCCCTGGAACTGGCGGTGGGGACCATCGGTAAAGAGTCGTTCTGA
- a CDS encoding magnesium chelatase codes for MLAKVLSSAVMGVEAYLIDVEVDIAQGLPNFNTVGLPDAAVKESRDRVRAAIKNCGFDFPARRITVNLAPADIKKEGACFDLPIACAILAAMGLIKPDRLQSHLLLGELALDGGVRGITGALPMAVAAARNHLTGMILPAENAPEAAVVEGIQVFGIETLPQVVEFLNGAQEVPPTRIDLQEVFAQHASYGVDLADVKGQAHAKRALEVAAAGGHNILLIGPPGSGKTMLAKRLATILPDLVLEEAIEVTKIHSISGLLPCRAALVATRPFRSPHHTISDAGLIGGGTIPRPGEVSLAHHGVLFLDELPEFKRSVLEVLRQPLEDGAVTIARAATSVTYPARFMLAAAMNPCPCGYFTDPQRPCTCAPQQIQRYRSRISGPLLDRIDLHLDVPPLRYRELTTDSQGESSEQVRTRVKGARGLQQERFRRTRTFCNAQMGVKQIRRYCAIGADGQALLEAAIERLGLSARAHDRILKVARTIADLEGHDTIRTDHLAEAIQYRTLDRRSGW; via the coding sequence ATGCTGGCCAAGGTGTTATCCAGCGCAGTGATGGGGGTCGAGGCCTACCTGATCGATGTAGAGGTCGACATCGCCCAGGGCCTACCCAACTTCAACACCGTCGGGTTACCGGATGCGGCGGTCAAGGAGAGCCGCGATCGGGTGAGGGCGGCCATCAAGAACTGCGGGTTCGACTTTCCCGCTCGACGGATCACCGTGAACCTGGCGCCGGCCGACATCAAGAAGGAGGGCGCCTGCTTCGACCTCCCCATCGCCTGCGCCATCCTGGCGGCCATGGGCCTGATCAAGCCTGACCGGCTCCAGAGCCATCTGCTCCTGGGCGAGCTGGCGCTGGACGGCGGCGTCCGAGGGATCACCGGCGCCTTGCCGATGGCGGTTGCGGCCGCGCGCAACCATCTCACTGGAATGATCCTCCCTGCTGAGAATGCCCCAGAGGCGGCTGTCGTGGAGGGGATCCAGGTCTTCGGGATCGAAACGCTGCCGCAGGTGGTGGAGTTTCTGAACGGCGCGCAGGAGGTGCCGCCCACGCGCATCGATCTTCAGGAGGTCTTCGCGCAGCACGCCAGCTACGGTGTCGATCTGGCCGATGTGAAGGGACAGGCCCACGCGAAGCGGGCGCTGGAGGTCGCTGCGGCAGGCGGACACAATATCCTCCTGATCGGCCCGCCAGGGTCCGGCAAGACGATGCTCGCCAAGCGGCTCGCCACCATCCTGCCTGACTTGGTCCTGGAGGAGGCGATTGAGGTGACGAAGATCCATTCCATCTCCGGCCTCCTGCCCTGCCGTGCGGCGCTGGTGGCTACGCGACCCTTCCGATCGCCGCACCACACCATTTCGGATGCCGGGCTGATCGGCGGCGGCACGATCCCGCGCCCCGGCGAGGTGAGCCTGGCGCACCACGGCGTTCTCTTTCTCGACGAACTGCCGGAGTTCAAGCGGTCGGTGCTGGAGGTATTACGCCAGCCGCTGGAGGACGGCGCCGTCACGATCGCGCGCGCGGCGACCTCCGTCACCTACCCGGCTCGCTTCATGCTGGCTGCCGCCATGAATCCCTGTCCTTGCGGCTACTTCACCGACCCGCAGCGGCCGTGCACCTGTGCCCCCCAGCAGATCCAGCGGTACCGGTCGCGGATCTCCGGCCCGCTGCTGGACCGGATCGACCTGCACCTCGATGTGCCGCCGCTCCGGTATCGGGAACTGACGACCGATTCCCAGGGGGAGTCCTCTGAGCAGGTGCGGACGCGGGTGAAAGGGGCCAGGGGACTCCAGCAGGAGCGGTTCAGGCGAACCCGGACCTTCTGTAACGCCCAGATGGGCGTCAAGCAGATTCGCCGGTACTGCGCGATCGGAGCCGACGGACAGGCGCTCCTGGAAGCCGCCATCGAGCGTCTCGGCCTCTCCGCGCGGGCGCACGATCGGATCCTCAAGGTCGCCCGCACCATCGCCGACCTCGAAGGCCACGACACGATCCGCACCGACCACCTGGCCGAGGCCATCCAATACCGCACCCTCGACCGCCGCTCCGGATGGTAG
- a CDS encoding ribonuclease HII — MAAAVILPASCVIQGVKDSKALSARRREQLDLAIRAEAIGVGFGVIQEEVIDAINILQATMLAMRRAIDALNPPPDFILIDGDQSPHCSIPHRLIPSGDRLCFSISAASIVAKVARDRIMQAYDLALPQYGFSQHKGYGTSEHLTAIARFGVSPIHRKSFKGVREHV, encoded by the coding sequence GTGGCCGCCGCCGTGATCCTTCCCGCAAGCTGCGTGATCCAGGGGGTGAAAGACTCCAAGGCCCTGAGCGCGCGGCGGCGGGAACAGCTCGACCTGGCGATCAGGGCCGAAGCCATAGGCGTCGGCTTCGGCGTGATCCAGGAAGAGGTGATCGATGCCATTAATATCCTCCAGGCGACCATGCTTGCCATGCGGCGCGCTATCGACGCGCTGAACCCGCCCCCCGACTTCATCCTGATCGACGGCGATCAATCCCCCCACTGCTCCATCCCTCACCGACTGATCCCTTCTGGGGATCGTCTCTGTTTCTCCATCTCAGCGGCGTCCATCGTTGCGAAGGTTGCCCGGGACCGGATCATGCAGGCATACGACCTGGCCCTCCCGCAGTACGGCTTCAGCCAACACAAAGGGTACGGGACCTCAGAACATCTGACGGCCATTGCGCGATTCGGTGTGAGCCCTATCCACAGGAAGAGCTTCAAGGGTGTCCGGGAACACGTGTAA
- a CDS encoding 50S ribosomal protein L19 produces the protein MDVIRSVETPSLKAQIPNFSPGDTIKVQVKVREGDKERLQAFEGVVIRKRGTSVGATFTVRKVTYGVGVERIFPVHSPMIEKIECVRRGRVRRAKLYYLRKLRGKAARILERKLT, from the coding sequence ATGGATGTCATCAGAAGTGTCGAAACGCCCTCGCTGAAGGCGCAGATCCCGAACTTCTCGCCCGGTGATACGATCAAGGTACAGGTGAAGGTGCGAGAGGGAGACAAGGAACGACTCCAGGCTTTTGAAGGGGTGGTCATCCGCAAGCGCGGCACCAGCGTGGGCGCCACCTTTACAGTCCGCAAGGTCACGTACGGTGTCGGGGTTGAGCGTATCTTCCCCGTTCATTCCCCCATGATTGAGAAGATCGAGTGCGTCAGGCGTGGTCGGGTCCGTCGAGCCAAACTCTACTACCTGCGAAAGCTACGGGGCAAGGCCGCCAGGATCTTAGAGCGCAAGCTGACCTAA
- a CDS encoding tRNA (guanine-N1)-methyltransferase — MQITVHDLRSYAHDRHAVVDDRPYGGGAGMVLKPEPIIEAVTSLRQESETHLVFLTPQGRPFKQAIAQELVEHQRLLLVCGRYEGFDERVRDLLSPDEISIGDYVLTGGELPALVLLDAVIRLLPGVLGDEDSARYDSFVDALLDFPHYTRPQSVQGLAVPDVLLSGDHERIRRWRRKEALRRTKARRPDLLRHATLSEEDLQLLKEIEEEQGAG; from the coding sequence GTGCAGATCACCGTTCACGATCTTCGAAGCTATGCCCATGATCGCCATGCCGTCGTGGATGATCGGCCGTACGGGGGCGGCGCCGGGATGGTGCTTAAGCCCGAGCCGATCATTGAGGCGGTCACGAGCCTTCGCCAGGAGTCAGAGACACATCTGGTCTTTCTGACCCCACAGGGTCGTCCGTTTAAGCAGGCGATTGCCCAGGAGCTTGTCGAACACCAGCGCCTGCTGTTGGTCTGCGGCCGGTACGAGGGGTTCGACGAACGGGTGAGAGACCTCCTGTCGCCCGATGAGATCTCCATCGGGGACTATGTTCTGACGGGGGGCGAGTTGCCGGCCCTCGTGCTCCTGGATGCGGTGATCCGACTGCTGCCCGGCGTGCTGGGCGACGAGGACTCCGCCCGGTACGACTCGTTCGTGGACGCGTTATTGGACTTTCCCCACTATACGCGGCCACAGAGCGTTCAGGGGTTAGCGGTCCCCGATGTGCTGCTGTCCGGCGACCATGAGCGGATCAGGCGCTGGCGTCGGAAGGAGGCCCTCCGACGTACGAAGGCGCGTCGGCCCGATCTCCTGCGGCACGCGACGTTGAGCGAAGAGGACCTTCAACTCCTGAAGGAGATCGAAGAAGAGCAAGGGGCCGGTTAG
- a CDS encoding 16S rRNA processing protein, with product MAPPYLVLGKAVKAWGLKGELKVQPYADSITITAGSSTVSLKGTGGDLVEYAVERVRQAGQAWILQLRGVQTIEQAERLVGCELVILRSAAPSLPEGTYYQADLIGLLVVTEEGRELGRIVEILETGANDVYVVHGEGVEWLLPATKEVVKKIDLARAIMLVHLLEGMIEAEAV from the coding sequence ATGGCGCCGCCGTACCTTGTCCTTGGCAAGGCTGTCAAGGCTTGGGGGCTTAAGGGGGAACTGAAAGTACAGCCCTACGCTGACTCGATCACGATAACAGCAGGGTCGTCAACCGTGTCCCTCAAGGGCACCGGTGGCGACCTTGTCGAGTATGCGGTCGAGCGGGTTCGACAGGCAGGCCAAGCATGGATTCTGCAGTTGCGGGGCGTACAGACCATTGAACAGGCCGAACGGCTGGTCGGCTGTGAGCTGGTGATTCTCAGATCGGCAGCCCCATCGCTTCCGGAGGGCACCTATTACCAAGCGGATCTGATCGGCCTTCTGGTCGTGACTGAAGAGGGGCGAGAGCTCGGACGAATCGTTGAAATCCTGGAAACGGGCGCCAACGATGTCTACGTGGTCCACGGTGAAGGTGTGGAATGGCTGCTGCCCGCGACCAAGGAGGTCGTCAAAAAGATTGATCTCGCGCGGGCGATCATGCTGGTCCATCTTCTGGAAGGGATGATCGAAGCTGAGGCGGTATGA
- a CDS encoding RNA-binding protein, with protein sequence MEGGPSVPNQSSMEEAQALKELVERMARALVDSPEQVTVETTEEDNAMVLRLRVASSDVGRVIGKQGRTAKAMRTVLHAIAARSKHRAVLEILE encoded by the coding sequence ATGGAAGGCGGTCCGTCGGTTCCGAATCAGAGTTCCATGGAAGAAGCGCAGGCGCTCAAAGAGCTGGTGGAACGGATGGCCAGGGCGCTGGTGGACAGTCCGGAGCAGGTGACCGTCGAGACGACAGAGGAGGATAACGCGATGGTCCTTCGTCTGCGAGTGGCCTCCTCCGATGTCGGCCGGGTGATCGGTAAGCAGGGCCGGACGGCCAAGGCGATGCGCACCGTGTTGCACGCCATTGCAGCCCGGTCGAAGCACCGGGCTGTTCTGGAGATCCTGGAATAG
- the rpsP gene encoding 30S ribosomal protein S16, which produces MAVKIKLRRMGAKQHAFYRLVVGDAPVAGGGKVLETLGTYDPHGEPPALSVQAERALHWLQRGAEPTDSARQLLRRAGVMRQLAELKVAGKRQ; this is translated from the coding sequence ATGGCTGTGAAGATTAAGTTGCGGCGAATGGGGGCAAAACAGCACGCCTTCTATCGCCTGGTGGTGGGAGATGCGCCGGTCGCGGGGGGCGGCAAGGTACTGGAGACCCTGGGTACCTACGATCCTCACGGGGAGCCGCCTGCGCTTTCTGTGCAGGCCGAGCGAGCATTGCATTGGCTGCAGCGTGGGGCCGAGCCAACCGACAGTGCACGCCAGCTTTTGCGTCGGGCAGGCGTCATGCGGCAATTGGCCGAGTTGAAGGTCGCAGGCAAGCGTCAATAA
- a CDS encoding signal recognition particle protein, producing the protein MFEGLTERLGLVLKKLRGHGRLSEENITEALREVRLALLEADVNFKVVKGFIERVRERAVGRDVLESLTPGQQVVKVVYEELVEVLGKTRAPLTYASDSPTTIMLVGLHGAGKTTTSAKLARWFVSEGRSPLLVAADTVRPAAREQLQTLGQALGVPVYAGSGSALEVCQEARRLAKERGQNPVILDTSGRLHVDEPLMQELVAIAAATGPTERLMVADAMTGQDAVNSALRFNADLDLTGFILTKLDGDSRGGAALSIRSVTGKPIKFIGVGEKPDALEPFHPERLASRILGMGDILTLVEKAQARVNQQQAQELVKKVRSEGFTLEDFRLQLQQLKDIGPLDQVMEMIPGLSRHKGLADTSSAERDFKQAEAIINSMTRKEREVPEILNGSRRRRVAVGSGTSVADVNRLLKQFLQARKLMKHVMPGGSGTKARMAKRLRSFMGV; encoded by the coding sequence GTGTTTGAAGGACTTACAGAACGATTAGGTCTGGTCCTGAAAAAGCTTCGTGGCCACGGGCGGCTCAGTGAGGAGAACATCACCGAGGCGCTTCGAGAAGTGCGGCTTGCGTTGCTCGAAGCGGACGTCAATTTTAAGGTCGTCAAGGGATTCATCGAGCGGGTCCGTGAACGGGCTGTCGGTCGTGACGTCTTAGAGAGTCTAACCCCAGGCCAGCAGGTCGTCAAGGTCGTCTACGAAGAGCTGGTCGAGGTGCTGGGCAAGACGCGCGCTCCGCTGACCTATGCGTCGGATTCCCCGACGACCATCATGCTGGTCGGCCTGCATGGAGCCGGCAAGACGACTACGTCGGCGAAGCTCGCCCGATGGTTCGTATCGGAAGGGCGGTCGCCGCTGCTGGTAGCAGCCGATACGGTGAGGCCGGCGGCCAGGGAGCAGCTCCAAACCCTGGGGCAGGCGCTTGGGGTGCCCGTATACGCCGGTTCGGGTTCTGCGCTGGAGGTCTGCCAGGAGGCCAGGCGGCTGGCAAAAGAGCGCGGGCAGAATCCGGTGATTCTGGATACCTCCGGGCGACTCCATGTCGATGAGCCGCTGATGCAAGAGCTGGTGGCGATTGCCGCGGCCACCGGTCCGACTGAGCGGCTGATGGTCGCCGACGCCATGACCGGACAGGATGCGGTTAACTCCGCCCTCCGGTTCAATGCGGATCTTGACCTGACCGGGTTCATCCTCACCAAGCTGGATGGGGATTCCCGAGGCGGCGCGGCCCTGTCGATCAGATCGGTGACGGGGAAGCCGATCAAGTTCATCGGTGTCGGCGAGAAGCCGGATGCCCTCGAACCGTTCCACCCCGAACGGCTGGCGTCCCGGATCCTCGGGATGGGCGACATTCTGACCCTCGTGGAAAAGGCGCAGGCGAGGGTGAATCAGCAACAGGCCCAGGAGCTTGTGAAGAAAGTTCGCTCCGAGGGCTTTACGCTGGAAGATTTTCGTCTGCAACTCCAGCAGTTGAAGGATATCGGACCCCTCGATCAGGTGATGGAGATGATCCCGGGGTTATCACGGCATAAGGGCCTGGCCGATACCTCTTCAGCGGAGCGGGATTTCAAGCAGGCCGAGGCGATTATTAACTCGATGACCCGGAAGGAGCGCGAGGTTCCCGAGATCCTCAACGGGAGCCGACGCCGACGGGTCGCGGTCGGAAGCGGCACATCAGTGGCGGACGTGAATCGTCTGCTGAAGCAGTTTCTCCAGGCTCGAAAACTGATGAAACATGTCATGCCTGGGGGCAGTGGAACAAAGGCTAGAATGGCAAAGCGCCTTCGATCCTTCATGGGCGTGTGA
- a CDS encoding membrane protein: MGSVECCDSAAPVDSAQIVAEPPDRKAGFWIRLAAWNVDLACLFLVTTALTFVALTVIYVGGQLGGEINDQVIALAGYTSGAIVLFSGVAYFTIFIGSCGQTPGKMLFRLKVIRGGGREMTYGRALIRSLGWMLSLLLFGLGFLAIACTRHKRALHDMLAGTSVIRLPRTP, from the coding sequence GTGGGTAGCGTTGAGTGTTGCGATTCTGCCGCACCGGTCGACAGCGCGCAGATTGTGGCAGAGCCGCCGGACCGTAAGGCTGGATTCTGGATTCGACTGGCGGCCTGGAACGTCGATCTTGCCTGCCTCTTCCTGGTCACCACCGCTTTAACTTTTGTCGCGTTGACAGTTATTTATGTCGGGGGTCAGTTAGGCGGTGAGATCAATGACCAGGTGATCGCGCTGGCGGGGTATACCAGCGGCGCCATCGTCCTGTTCAGCGGGGTGGCCTATTTCACGATCTTTATCGGATCGTGCGGGCAGACCCCGGGGAAGATGCTCTTCCGCCTGAAGGTCATTCGGGGTGGCGGTCGAGAGATGACGTACGGCAGGGCCTTGATACGCTCGCTGGGCTGGATGCTCTCGCTGCTGCTTTTCGGCCTTGGCTTTCTCGCGATCGCGTGTACCCGCCACAAACGCGCCCTGCACGACATGCTGGCAGGCACGTCTGTCATCCGGCTGCCGCGCACGCCGTGA
- a CDS encoding pyruvate dehydrogenase subunit beta, with translation MRTMFFTQAIDDALAQAMADDSRIILFGEDTPLLRRNLLVRFGPKRVRGTPISESAFLGAGVSAAMAGLRPVVEVYMVDFLGVCMDVLLNHAAKVEAFSGGKWTVPIVVRAPCGGGYGDSGQHEQSLWGWLAHIPGLTVLVPSTPADAGGLMLAALQHDGPVIFLEHKLLSETWLEFLGSGARRTVQYDVPAEGARGSVPQRWEPLPIGKAVLRRTGGDVTIVSVGVGVHRATEAAQALESEGISAGVLDLRTVTPLDKAAVCQAVAQTGRLLVVDEDYKGFGLSGELSAVVLEAGVSCGYARVCTQTTIPYARHLEDQVLPNKERICAGVRQLMQ, from the coding sequence ATGAGAACCATGTTTTTCACACAAGCCATTGACGATGCACTTGCCCAAGCCATGGCAGACGACTCGCGTATCATTCTTTTTGGTGAAGATACCCCGTTGCTGCGACGTAACCTGTTGGTGCGATTTGGGCCCAAACGCGTTCGTGGTACCCCCATCAGCGAAAGCGCCTTTCTGGGAGCCGGCGTGTCCGCCGCAATGGCCGGTTTACGCCCAGTCGTGGAAGTCTATATGGTGGATTTTCTCGGGGTGTGCATGGATGTCCTGCTCAACCATGCCGCCAAAGTCGAAGCGTTTTCAGGCGGCAAATGGACTGTGCCCATTGTGGTGCGTGCACCGTGTGGCGGCGGTTACGGCGACAGTGGACAGCATGAACAGTCTTTGTGGGGTTGGCTGGCGCACATTCCAGGGCTGACCGTGCTGGTTCCATCCACACCGGCCGATGCGGGCGGCCTGATGCTGGCTGCGCTCCAGCATGATGGGCCGGTGATCTTCCTTGAACATAAGCTCCTATCAGAAACCTGGCTGGAGTTCCTTGGCTCAGGCGCGCGACGTACGGTTCAGTATGATGTTCCAGCAGAGGGCGCAAGAGGATCGGTGCCGCAAAGGTGGGAACCCCTTCCCATCGGGAAGGCCGTACTCCGCCGGACAGGAGGTGATGTCACCATCGTGAGCGTGGGAGTGGGGGTGCATCGCGCGACAGAAGCCGCGCAGGCTCTTGAGTCGGAAGGCATTTCAGCAGGAGTGCTGGACTTGCGGACCGTCACCCCGCTGGACAAGGCGGCAGTCTGCCAAGCGGTCGCGCAGACCGGGCGTCTGTTGGTGGTAGACGAAGACTACAAAGGTTTTGGTTTGTCAGGTGAATTGTCGGCGGTCGTGTTGGAGGCCGGTGTCTCTTGTGGGTACGCCCGCGTTTGCACCCAGACAACGATTCCGTATGCCCGCCATTTAGAAGACCAGGTGCTTCCCAATAAAGAGCGCATCTGTGCCGGCGTCAGACAGCTCATGCAGTAA